One genomic window of Candidatus Nanohalobium constans includes the following:
- a CDS encoding preprotein translocase subunit Sec61beta has translation MAKEEGGALPSSQGGLVQYMDADTGIEVDPKTVIAFGFVVSILTLGLHL, from the coding sequence ATGGCTAAAGAAGAAGGCGGTGCACTTCCTTCCAGTCAAGGAGGACTCGTCCAGTATATGGACGCAGACACAGGTATAGAAGTCGATCCGAAAACAGTTATCGCATTCGGATTCGTAGTATCCATCTTGACACTAGGACTACACCTCTAA
- a CDS encoding arginase family protein, translating to MKTNSPEDAEILLQKLPSDIGIHRNPRKGTLNAPEVILEGFEPGKDVLIDEVFIDEFDLEKTHERIRENTEELLEYDKPIFSLGGDHSVSFPVIKALKQENPGMQLVWLDSHLDLKEKVDGHVSHDVVVRELLNSGFEEDEITFVGITRVDDDEQEFLDQHDLDVYRADEVLSEFLQEYDSTSPTYLSVDIDVLSEDEAPGTGYPDGRLSMQQVERVIEKVKPVHADLVEVAPPFDEEGKTVGNAKEILGRLTEVVR from the coding sequence ATGAAAACCAATTCTCCTGAGGACGCAGAAATTCTACTTCAGAAACTTCCTAGTGATATAGGCATTCATAGAAATCCTCGTAAGGGTACTCTGAATGCTCCGGAAGTGATTTTGGAGGGGTTCGAACCCGGAAAGGATGTTTTAATCGATGAAGTGTTTATTGACGAGTTTGATTTAGAGAAGACGCATGAAAGGATTCGTGAGAATACTGAGGAGCTTTTAGAATATGATAAACCGATTTTTTCTCTAGGAGGAGATCACTCGGTCTCTTTTCCTGTTATCAAGGCTTTGAAGCAGGAGAATCCTGGAATGCAGTTGGTTTGGCTTGATTCTCATCTGGATTTGAAGGAGAAGGTTGATGGTCATGTCTCACATGATGTAGTTGTTAGAGAGCTGCTAAACTCTGGTTTTGAGGAGGATGAGATTACTTTTGTTGGGATTACTCGGGTTGACGATGATGAACAAGAATTTCTGGATCAGCATGACTTAGATGTTTACCGTGCTGATGAGGTATTATCCGAATTCCTGCAGGAATACGATTCAACTAGTCCGACCTATCTAAGCGTTGACATAGATGTGTTAAGTGAAGACGAAGCACCTGGCACAGGATATCCTGATGGTCGGCTCTCTATGCAGCAGGTTGAAAGAGTGATAGAAAAGGTAAAACCGGTTCATGCTGACTTGGTTGAAGTAGCACCTCCTTTCGATGAGGAAGGAAAGACTGTGGGGAATGCTAAGGAAATTCTGGGGAGATTGACAGAGGTTGTTCGCTGA
- a CDS encoding GmrSD restriction endonuclease domain-containing protein — protein sequence MGYSTESIAEAVENINSKYYLPAIQREFVWDEDQIVKLFDSLMRSYPIGSFLFWKVNEENKEEYVKYQFIQNYTTNRKHTPHPALHRNQTTDANGQSDIRLVLDGQQRLSSLFIGLKGSYTSKEKWKRYDNEDAWKKKKLYLNLLSNPDETTEGEMRLQYEFEFKKDPENSEGEYWYRVGKILGLENDKQKHKEVNRIKESEDLSSDEEFYVQSNLSQLYDIIKKQEIINYYTEKEQDMEKVLDIFIRTNDGGTQLTKSDLLLSMAVGNWAKGSDSEDEINAREEITNFVDRINNKLDEDNDFDKDFVLKSSLVLSELPVRYKVDNFTATNLEKIKANWNDIKEAIEKAVKLVNSFGVDSNNLTSQNALIPIAYFYMKNPSVELYGESVEKTETRKKIQKWFLSSLLNGTFGGQSDTVLRDAREAIKGNSQFPVEKINSKLRGRGKTVGFNEEIVENILEFEYGKKRTFLALTLLYDRTDWGHISYHTDHIFPDSKFEEEKLRERGYSEEKIEKYLENYEQIGNLQLLTENENTTKNDQEFGEWIKTQSEKSPEKHLIPTGESLQEFDQFLKFKKEREKLIEKRLRSLFS from the coding sequence ATGGGATATAGTACAGAAAGCATAGCAGAAGCAGTCGAAAACATAAACTCCAAGTACTACCTCCCAGCGATACAGCGAGAGTTCGTCTGGGACGAAGATCAGATAGTAAAACTATTCGATTCTCTAATGAGATCGTATCCTATAGGTTCATTCCTCTTCTGGAAAGTAAATGAAGAAAACAAAGAAGAGTATGTCAAATACCAGTTTATACAGAACTACACCACGAACAGGAAACATACTCCACATCCTGCACTACATAGAAATCAGACAACTGATGCTAATGGTCAATCAGATATTCGTCTGGTACTAGATGGTCAGCAGAGGCTTTCTTCCCTGTTTATTGGCTTGAAAGGTAGTTACACTTCCAAAGAAAAATGGAAAAGATATGATAATGAAGACGCATGGAAAAAGAAGAAGCTATACCTAAACCTGCTTTCAAACCCTGACGAAACAACAGAAGGAGAGATGCGACTCCAGTACGAATTTGAATTTAAGAAAGATCCAGAAAACAGCGAAGGCGAATACTGGTACAGGGTAGGAAAGATCCTAGGGCTAGAAAACGACAAACAGAAGCACAAAGAAGTAAATAGGATTAAAGAAAGCGAAGATTTATCCTCTGACGAAGAGTTCTATGTTCAAAGCAACTTGAGCCAGCTATACGATATAATCAAAAAACAGGAGATAATCAACTACTATACTGAGAAAGAACAGGACATGGAGAAAGTCCTTGACATATTCATTAGAACAAACGACGGAGGAACCCAGCTAACAAAGTCAGACCTTCTACTTTCGATGGCAGTTGGAAACTGGGCAAAAGGAAGCGATTCAGAAGACGAAATAAACGCAAGAGAAGAGATAACCAACTTCGTAGACCGGATCAACAATAAACTAGACGAAGACAACGACTTCGACAAAGACTTCGTGCTGAAAAGCTCTCTCGTACTATCTGAATTACCTGTAAGATACAAAGTAGATAACTTCACAGCAACTAATCTAGAAAAGATCAAAGCTAATTGGAATGATATCAAAGAAGCTATAGAAAAGGCAGTAAAACTGGTTAACAGCTTTGGAGTTGACTCAAACAACTTAACAAGCCAAAATGCTCTGATACCTATAGCCTACTTCTACATGAAGAACCCGTCAGTAGAACTCTACGGAGAATCCGTAGAGAAAACAGAGACTAGGAAAAAGATTCAGAAATGGTTCTTAAGCTCTCTACTGAATGGAACATTCGGAGGACAATCAGATACTGTTCTTAGAGATGCCAGAGAAGCAATTAAAGGCAATAGCCAATTCCCTGTAGAAAAGATCAATTCAAAGTTGCGTGGAAGAGGAAAGACTGTCGGGTTCAACGAAGAAATAGTTGAAAACATTCTAGAGTTCGAATACGGCAAGAAAAGAACATTCCTAGCACTAACCCTTCTATACGATAGAACAGATTGGGGGCACATCAGCTACCACACCGACCACATCTTCCCAGACTCCAAGTTTGAAGAAGAAAAACTACGAGAAAGAGGTTACTCCGAAGAAAAGATAGAAAAATATCTTGAGAACTACGAACAGATAGGAAACCTCCAGCTTCTCACAGAAAATGAAAACACAACAAAGAATGATCAGGAATTTGGAGAATGGATAAAAACACAATCAGAGAAATCACCAGAAAAACACCTAATCCCTACAGGAGAAAGTCTTCAGGAGTTTGATCAGTTCCTCAAGTTCAAGAAGGAAAGAGAAAAGTTGATAGAGAAAAGGTTGAGAAGCCTATTCAGTTAG
- a CDS encoding DEAD/DEAH box helicase family protein, whose amino-acid sequence MSKELTEEKFEDIIVEELVSKDTEWKEGEVEPLYTGFNPGNYRKRENRHFDTEYCLIPEDVLEFVKDTQPEEWQKLENFEGDNAEEKFLKTLDRQLKRKGAIEVLRNGLRMSGARFEQLAYFKPATDRNKEAVENYEKNIFSVIRQLRYKGSKESVDLAVFLNGIPIFTSELKVDFNQNVNKAKRQYKEDRDPRDKLFSPGRCLAHFAVSPEEVYMTTELAGQDTTFLPFNKGNDHGAGNPSNPSGYRTSYFWKYLLSKDSVLNIVQNFITEFKERDDQGDLTEEEILVFPRYHQLQAVRKCVDDVEKNGAGERYLIQHSAGSGKTFTISWLAHQLAEIHNDENEPVYDSVIVISDRRVLDDQLQHHLKQFSQVEGVVANVEESSQQLKNALESGEKIIVSTIHKFDYIVEEMEDLSDRNFAVLIDEAHSSQTGELKDSQTKTLADIDDEEGEEVTPQDRLNQDMESRGALSNVSSFAFTATPKEKTLEMFGEPKEDEGYEPFSLYSMRQAIEEGFILDVLQNYTTYDDYFNLLKTIENNPEFEESKTKRLLKSFVDSHDLVISKKTEIIVEHFVEEVMHKIDGKAKAMLVTGSREQVIKYKEAFDEYLDENNYNFKALAAFSEFEYNGEKVSEKDVNEDLDTKIEDKFEEDDARTIIVANKFQTGFDQPLLHTMYVDKKLGGVRAVQTLSRLNRTHPDKEDTMVVDFKNDPEDIQKAFERFYTKTKVKQGTNPQLVYDLEEELKEFKLFKESEVEDFAELWYSKETRQDELTAVLDPVKDRYENTDEEKQEDFRKKLKDFIQLYSFLIKVVNFRDEELHKLYQFSRVLYRKLPVETGDMPNEVKQFVDLDQYHIKEVSNEEDRSLEQSGGELGPTHKMKDGKKVSEEKKSPLENIVEMLNKQFGYEVDEQDKNFIKHLKNRLQENQALKETVEKNNKEKAQMKFKNVTRKEMLDMIDQNTEFFNKATNDNQFAEVFQSWLYNQFINSSKKDSRDMVEEGRDKNVEFEERMLPDKESDAQAKERIAKHVCAFANSAGGHLILGVDKEGQVTGLEKDFKAVQKGQDGFQDQLHEALSQNLGETFASQKIQVRFDTLGDKSICVIGVEPSDEPIYVATDDFYVREDSRTDQLSKRDTEKYIKKHFRDE is encoded by the coding sequence ATGTCGAAGGAATTAACAGAAGAGAAGTTTGAAGACATCATCGTTGAAGAACTAGTTTCCAAAGACACAGAGTGGAAAGAAGGCGAAGTTGAACCTCTCTACACAGGCTTTAATCCCGGAAACTACAGGAAGAGAGAAAACAGACATTTCGATACAGAATATTGCTTAATTCCAGAAGATGTTCTGGAGTTTGTAAAAGATACACAGCCAGAGGAATGGCAGAAACTAGAGAACTTCGAAGGTGATAATGCAGAGGAGAAGTTCCTGAAGACACTTGATCGACAACTCAAGAGAAAGGGAGCCATAGAAGTTCTTCGTAATGGTTTGAGGATGAGTGGAGCAAGGTTTGAGCAACTTGCATACTTCAAGCCAGCGACAGACAGGAACAAGGAGGCGGTAGAAAACTATGAGAAAAACATTTTCTCCGTAATAAGGCAGTTAAGGTACAAAGGAAGTAAGGAATCTGTTGACCTAGCCGTTTTCCTTAACGGAATACCTATCTTCACTTCCGAATTGAAAGTAGATTTTAACCAGAATGTAAACAAGGCCAAGAGACAATATAAGGAAGATAGAGATCCTAGGGATAAGCTTTTCAGCCCTGGTAGGTGTTTGGCTCACTTTGCGGTCAGTCCGGAAGAGGTTTACATGACAACTGAACTTGCTGGACAAGATACAACTTTCCTGCCGTTCAATAAAGGAAACGATCACGGTGCAGGAAACCCTTCTAACCCATCAGGATACAGAACAAGCTACTTCTGGAAATACCTATTGAGTAAAGATAGTGTTCTAAACATAGTTCAGAACTTTATTACTGAGTTCAAGGAAAGGGACGATCAAGGAGACCTTACTGAAGAAGAAATACTTGTCTTCCCGCGTTACCACCAGCTACAGGCAGTCAGGAAATGTGTTGATGATGTAGAAAAGAATGGTGCAGGAGAAAGATATCTGATACAGCATAGTGCTGGCAGTGGAAAGACATTTACGATATCTTGGTTGGCACACCAGTTAGCAGAAATTCATAATGATGAGAACGAACCAGTATATGATTCAGTTATAGTTATCTCTGACAGAAGAGTTCTTGACGATCAGCTTCAGCACCACTTGAAGCAGTTCTCACAGGTAGAAGGCGTAGTCGCTAATGTAGAGGAAAGTTCTCAACAGCTAAAAAATGCCTTAGAAAGTGGAGAGAAAATAATAGTATCCACAATCCATAAGTTCGACTACATAGTTGAAGAAATGGAAGACTTGTCCGACAGAAACTTTGCTGTCTTGATAGACGAAGCTCACTCCTCACAAACAGGAGAACTGAAGGATAGTCAGACCAAGACCCTAGCAGATATAGATGATGAAGAAGGGGAAGAAGTCACACCTCAGGATAGATTAAATCAGGATATGGAAAGTAGAGGAGCTCTCTCAAATGTTAGTTCATTTGCATTTACCGCTACTCCTAAGGAAAAGACCTTGGAAATGTTTGGAGAACCTAAAGAAGATGAGGGCTATGAACCATTCAGCCTCTACAGTATGCGTCAGGCAATAGAAGAAGGATTCATCCTAGATGTACTTCAGAACTACACTACCTACGATGACTACTTCAACCTATTGAAAACCATAGAGAACAACCCGGAGTTCGAAGAAAGCAAGACAAAGAGGCTTCTGAAATCCTTTGTTGATAGTCACGATCTTGTGATATCCAAGAAGACAGAGATAATAGTTGAACATTTCGTAGAAGAAGTAATGCACAAAATCGATGGAAAAGCCAAAGCTATGCTTGTAACAGGATCAAGAGAACAGGTAATCAAGTACAAAGAAGCCTTTGACGAATACCTTGATGAAAACAATTACAACTTCAAGGCTCTAGCCGCCTTCTCCGAATTTGAATATAACGGAGAGAAAGTCTCTGAGAAAGATGTTAACGAAGATTTAGACACAAAGATTGAAGACAAATTTGAGGAAGATGACGCAAGAACAATCATAGTAGCAAACAAATTCCAGACAGGATTTGATCAACCTCTACTCCATACCATGTATGTCGACAAGAAACTAGGGGGAGTAAGAGCAGTTCAGACACTCTCTAGACTTAACAGAACTCATCCAGACAAGGAAGACACCATGGTGGTAGACTTCAAGAATGATCCTGAAGATATACAGAAAGCCTTCGAGAGATTCTATACCAAGACAAAAGTGAAGCAGGGAACCAATCCACAGCTTGTTTATGACTTGGAAGAAGAACTGAAGGAGTTCAAACTATTCAAGGAAAGTGAAGTTGAGGACTTCGCAGAACTTTGGTACAGTAAGGAAACTAGACAGGACGAACTGACAGCCGTTCTTGATCCTGTGAAGGATAGATACGAAAACACCGATGAAGAAAAACAGGAAGACTTCAGGAAAAAGCTGAAAGACTTTATACAGCTTTACTCATTCCTCATAAAAGTAGTTAACTTCAGAGATGAGGAATTGCATAAGCTTTACCAGTTCTCAAGAGTTCTATACAGGAAGCTACCTGTAGAAACAGGCGATATGCCTAATGAAGTAAAGCAGTTTGTGGATTTAGACCAGTACCACATAAAAGAAGTGTCCAACGAAGAAGACCGATCACTAGAGCAATCTGGTGGTGAACTTGGCCCTACGCATAAAATGAAAGATGGTAAGAAGGTCAGCGAAGAGAAAAAATCTCCACTAGAGAATATCGTAGAGATGTTGAACAAGCAATTTGGATATGAAGTCGATGAACAGGACAAGAACTTTATCAAGCACTTGAAGAACAGATTACAGGAGAATCAGGCCCTTAAGGAGACTGTAGAGAAGAACAATAAGGAAAAGGCACAGATGAAGTTCAAGAATGTAACAAGGAAAGAGATGCTGGATATGATAGATCAGAACACAGAGTTCTTCAACAAGGCCACGAATGATAACCAGTTTGCTGAAGTATTCCAGAGTTGGCTCTACAACCAGTTCATCAATTCCTCAAAGAAAGATAGCAGAGATATGGTGGAAGAAGGCCGGGACAAGAATGTAGAGTTTGAAGAAAGGATGCTTCCAGATAAGGAAAGTGATGCTCAGGCAAAGGAAAGAATTGCCAAGCATGTATGTGCTTTTGCAAACTCCGCAGGAGGCCACCTCATTCTAGGTGTTGATAAAGAAGGACAGGTTACAGGCTTAGAGAAAGACTTCAAAGCCGTTCAGAAGGGGCAGGATGGGTTCCAAGACCAGCTACATGAGGCCTTGAGCCAGAATCTAGGGGAGACATTTGCCTCTCAGAAAATACAGGTCAGGTTTGACACGCTTGGAGATAAATCCATCTGCGTAATTGGGGTAGAGCCTAGCGATGAACCAATCTATGTGGCAACTGATGACTTCTATGTGAGAGAAGACAGCAGAACAGACCAATTAAGCAAAAGAGACACAGAAAAATACATCAAGAAGCATTTCAGGGATGAATAA
- the argS gene encoding arginine--tRNA ligase, protein MKQIKRELVSKLSEKLDVEVSISDIERPEPEHGDFAYPVMKAASELGENPRQLAEETAESFENHGFIDSVGVAGPGYLNFHLDRESFASQVLEVLETDSMGVEARDGSMLVEFSAPNLAKPMHIGHMRNNVIGDSLQRIMRFIGYEVTSENYIGDWGTKHGQVIYAFKKWGSQEEFDENPMDHMYDLYVKLHDEADEEDKEKAREWSKKIEEGDEEAVRLWEMFREATIEHNEKEYDRMGIEFDRVTGESVVADEAQEVIENGLEKGIFEEDYDGSIYVDFEDDKYPNTVVKRSDGSTLYLSRDVANIQKREEEGFDYNLYIVANEQDLHFQQLFEIAEMFGVEGIQNEHISYGMVHLQDGSISSSKGNIIRLSDLMDKAVDKAAEIEGRDVDNAEEVGLGAIRYANLSVSRSKDINFDWDDVLDFEGDSGPYLQYTNVRAKSILRETEKEGETVGTLEDEEYRLLKKLSEFPEKVEAAADQREPAKIANYLSDLSEEFNSFYHSCQVTGVEEKIEKRRVKLVETFVEVTDQGLELLGIEPLDEM, encoded by the coding sequence ATGAAGCAGATTAAAAGAGAGCTGGTCTCTAAACTTTCAGAAAAACTTGATGTAGAAGTAAGTATTTCAGATATTGAGAGACCGGAGCCAGAGCACGGGGATTTTGCCTATCCTGTTATGAAGGCAGCCTCAGAACTAGGAGAGAATCCGCGGCAACTTGCTGAAGAGACTGCTGAAAGCTTTGAAAACCATGGTTTCATTGATTCTGTTGGTGTAGCTGGTCCTGGCTACTTGAACTTTCATTTAGATAGGGAGAGTTTCGCTAGCCAGGTTCTTGAAGTCCTTGAAACGGATTCAATGGGTGTTGAAGCCCGAGATGGCAGTATGTTGGTTGAATTTTCCGCACCTAACCTAGCTAAGCCTATGCATATCGGTCACATGAGAAACAATGTTATAGGCGATTCGCTTCAGAGAATAATGCGTTTCATTGGCTATGAAGTTACCTCAGAGAACTATATCGGGGACTGGGGGACTAAGCACGGTCAGGTGATCTATGCGTTCAAGAAGTGGGGAAGTCAGGAAGAATTCGATGAAAATCCTATGGACCACATGTATGATCTGTACGTCAAGCTTCACGATGAAGCAGATGAGGAAGATAAGGAGAAGGCCCGTGAATGGAGTAAGAAAATCGAAGAAGGTGATGAAGAAGCTGTACGGCTTTGGGAAATGTTCAGAGAAGCAACCATCGAACACAACGAGAAAGAATATGATAGAATGGGCATCGAGTTTGACAGGGTCACGGGAGAATCTGTAGTAGCTGACGAAGCCCAAGAAGTAATTGAAAATGGTCTTGAGAAAGGTATTTTTGAGGAAGATTATGATGGCAGCATCTATGTAGACTTTGAAGATGATAAATATCCGAACACAGTCGTTAAGAGAAGCGATGGATCTACATTGTATCTTTCTCGGGATGTCGCTAACATACAGAAACGAGAGGAGGAAGGCTTCGATTACAACCTTTATATAGTAGCTAACGAGCAGGACCTCCATTTCCAGCAGTTGTTCGAGATAGCGGAAATGTTTGGTGTAGAAGGAATCCAGAATGAACACATCTCCTATGGCATGGTACATCTTCAGGATGGTTCTATAAGCTCGAGTAAAGGAAATATAATCCGACTATCAGACCTTATGGATAAAGCAGTTGACAAAGCTGCGGAAATTGAAGGAAGAGATGTCGACAACGCGGAAGAAGTAGGTCTAGGTGCTATCCGGTACGCTAATCTCTCAGTCTCACGGTCTAAAGATATAAATTTTGACTGGGATGATGTACTGGACTTTGAGGGAGATTCAGGTCCTTACCTACAGTACACAAATGTACGAGCCAAAAGCATTCTTAGAGAAACAGAAAAAGAAGGAGAAACTGTCGGAACACTGGAAGATGAAGAATACAGGTTGTTGAAAAAGCTTTCAGAGTTCCCGGAGAAAGTCGAAGCTGCTGCCGATCAGCGAGAACCAGCAAAAATCGCTAACTATCTCTCAGATCTCTCAGAAGAGTTCAACAGCTTCTACCATAGCTGTCAGGTAACAGGTGTAGAAGAAAAGATTGAGAAACGAAGGGTCAAATTGGTTGAAACATTTGTAGAGGTTACGGATCAAGGACTTGAGCTACTGGGGATCGAACCTCTTGATGAAATGTAA
- a CDS encoding site-specific integrase, with the protein MTKNTTSDSNSKETSFEVLHRVNSELAKNPEISDHNKQILEDFFDEWIDRVESSTIDDYSSQWNRIAEEIDFNLDEAEREDVKEIIKKLGRDEIKKRNGETYSDYSKDKTKKALTVFYRSFVEYTGEGEEEYLEELNGSALVRKLDKYLNEPQKEVIPETKPDPSQMKKIIESADSFRNRCIIFFGWATGCRIGEIFPTDDKPQPLLWKDINFKSNDDKMTVRLRVNKKGGSSSRRVINMVNSRPVMKKLYEEQNPDPDEPVFKEKDADIRCPDCRANATRVAKNSDKSMSTSSRRKYACDECSWRGKSSSAYRKKEALGAGAVRDIVKEAVNDSEVRNIDDNPHAVFRKARALHKQAMNWGDGGIRSFFGWAENSSSPGHYKEALEVNQKQDLQNEHPELDINVEGRFYDESLKPTKCSECEKLNSRLWDICNRCGKELTYDGMVMTGDTPDSTKNEIKHEVKDWGIDYLLDKSSIEEEDFKSELMDVLDNKLQEVDFDSQDLEDGDEEGIEDLDKEDIVEKMQKLQNKVEELEG; encoded by the coding sequence ATGACCAAAAACACGACTTCAGACTCTAATTCTAAAGAAACCAGTTTTGAAGTTCTACATAGAGTTAACTCAGAACTGGCCAAAAACCCTGAAATTTCTGATCATAACAAGCAGATTCTCGAAGACTTCTTTGACGAATGGATAGATCGAGTCGAAAGCTCGACTATTGATGATTACTCCTCACAGTGGAACAGGATAGCCGAAGAAATAGATTTCAATCTGGATGAAGCAGAAAGAGAAGATGTCAAGGAAATAATAAAGAAGCTCGGCAGGGACGAAATTAAGAAAAGAAATGGAGAGACTTACTCTGACTACAGTAAGGACAAAACTAAGAAAGCTCTGACCGTTTTCTACAGAAGTTTCGTGGAATACACAGGCGAGGGAGAAGAAGAATACCTTGAAGAATTAAACGGGTCTGCACTGGTCAGAAAACTTGACAAATATCTTAATGAGCCTCAAAAGGAAGTAATTCCAGAAACAAAACCAGATCCATCACAAATGAAGAAAATCATAGAATCTGCTGATTCTTTCAGGAACCGCTGTATAATATTCTTTGGTTGGGCTACAGGATGCCGTATTGGGGAAATTTTTCCAACCGATGATAAGCCACAGCCACTACTATGGAAAGATATCAACTTCAAAAGCAACGATGACAAGATGACTGTGCGGTTAAGAGTGAATAAGAAGGGCGGTAGCTCCAGTAGGAGAGTGATCAATATGGTTAACTCAAGACCTGTAATGAAAAAGCTCTATGAAGAACAGAATCCAGATCCAGACGAACCTGTTTTTAAGGAAAAAGATGCCGATATTCGCTGTCCTGATTGTAGAGCCAACGCCACTAGAGTCGCCAAGAATAGCGATAAGTCTATGTCAACAAGCTCACGTAGAAAGTATGCATGTGATGAATGTAGCTGGAGAGGGAAAAGTTCTTCTGCTTATAGAAAGAAAGAAGCTCTTGGAGCTGGAGCGGTTAGAGATATTGTCAAAGAGGCAGTAAATGATTCCGAAGTAAGGAATATTGATGATAACCCTCACGCAGTATTTCGTAAGGCACGTGCTTTACATAAACAAGCTATGAACTGGGGAGATGGAGGAATTAGGAGCTTTTTTGGTTGGGCAGAAAACAGCAGTTCTCCTGGCCACTACAAAGAAGCACTTGAAGTCAATCAGAAACAAGACCTGCAGAACGAACATCCAGAACTCGATATTAATGTCGAGGGCAGATTCTACGATGAGTCATTAAAGCCAACCAAGTGTAGCGAGTGCGAAAAGCTTAATAGCAGGTTATGGGACATATGCAACCGTTGTGGCAAAGAACTTACCTACGATGGTATGGTGATGACAGGAGATACACCGGATTCCACAAAGAATGAGATTAAGCACGAAGTGAAGGACTGGGGTATTGACTATCTCTTGGACAAATCCTCTATTGAAGAGGAAGACTTCAAGAGTGAGTTGATGGATGTGCTTGACAACAAGCTTCAGGAAGTGGACTTTGACAGTCAAGACCTTGAAGATGGAGATGAGGAGGGTATAGAGGATCTAGACAAAGAGGATATAGTTGAGAAGATGCAGAAATTACAGAACAAAGTGGAGGAGTTAGAAGGCTAA
- a CDS encoding deoxyhypusine synthase, protein MTGEKDASDTKEHVIPGTEKKFTGEDVEGYDFRGDFDMTEMLEKYSTTGFQATHLKEAIELVKEMRDEDCKIFLTFTSNIISSGLREVVAYLARKDYVDVMITSAGSHTEDIIKANDDFKMGEWEADEAELREEGINRLGNIYVESDHYVWLESWLNDDFFEDFFSDEKIRTPSDLAYELGEAVGEDEDLDESDSFIYHAANNDIPVYCPAMIDAEIGDFMFYYRQEQDEDIGIEILDDWDSLINEAIGAEKTAIISVGDGVPKHQAIMSNLFRGGTDYAVYISTGMEGDGSLSGAPPKEAVSWGKIKENTKNYTQVEAEATLVFPLLVAEAFKKYNP, encoded by the coding sequence ATGACAGGCGAAAAAGACGCTTCCGACACAAAAGAACATGTAATACCGGGAACAGAGAAAAAATTTACTGGAGAAGATGTCGAAGGCTACGATTTCCGCGGCGACTTCGACATGACAGAGATGCTGGAAAAATACAGTACAACAGGTTTCCAGGCCACACACCTCAAAGAAGCGATAGAACTTGTCAAGGAGATGCGTGACGAAGACTGCAAGATTTTCCTGACATTCACTTCTAATATCATCAGCTCAGGGCTTAGAGAGGTAGTAGCTTACCTCGCCCGAAAAGACTATGTCGATGTGATGATTACCTCTGCTGGAAGCCATACGGAGGATATAATCAAGGCGAATGATGACTTCAAGATGGGAGAATGGGAAGCCGACGAAGCAGAGCTCCGTGAAGAAGGCATCAATCGGTTAGGCAACATCTATGTTGAGTCTGACCACTATGTATGGCTCGAATCCTGGTTGAACGATGACTTCTTCGAAGATTTCTTCTCTGATGAAAAAATCAGGACTCCTTCAGATTTGGCTTACGAACTTGGAGAAGCAGTAGGAGAAGACGAAGACTTAGATGAATCGGATTCCTTCATCTATCATGCAGCGAACAATGATATTCCTGTTTACTGCCCAGCTATGATCGACGCTGAGATCGGAGATTTTATGTTCTACTACAGACAGGAACAGGATGAGGATATAGGGATAGAGATACTGGATGACTGGGACAGTCTAATCAACGAAGCAATCGGCGCTGAGAAGACTGCGATTATCTCGGTGGGTGACGGCGTGCCTAAGCATCAGGCGATCATGTCGAACCTGTTCAGAGGCGGCACTGATTACGCTGTATACATCTCCACAGGCATGGAAGGAGACGGAAGTCTGTCCGGCGCTCCTCCGAAAGAAGCTGTTTCCTGGGGAAAAATCAAAGAGAACACGAAAAACTATACTCAAGTTGAGGCTGAGGCAACACTGGTGTTCCCATTGCTGGTGGCTGAGGCTTTTAAGAAGTATAATCCATAG